A region from the Coffea eugenioides isolate CCC68of chromosome 9, Ceug_1.0, whole genome shotgun sequence genome encodes:
- the LOC113783121 gene encoding F-box protein CPR1-like isoform X1 yields MPNLPQELITDILTRLPVKSLLRFRCVSKPWCSVIDSRSFIKMHLLQSKKTGSNLFLMLGFLGIYSVELDSLDAANRLRPPYSASDVSNSCNGLILVLAKIPFIWNPFTRKYRELPATPVEQPVDFEVGSAYVTYGFAYDAVNDDYRVVRVEEFRGFDSEWIRSEAKLYSSKSDKWRKIKNFPYQLPYKRAWGAHLNGVLHTGVRTGDLGYFDSSIWAFDVRTEQHYTLPKPDFTGTDLEFTVEVLGGCLCLVRPRKRYRTDVWIMKEYGVKESWTKLLTIAPPLVERYITIGPLAYSRNGEEVLLNHDDKQLIWYDLRRKTVRNVSVDGLPFVFYAEVCVASLIQPDVSGEGDETEELRQQEKSRVKKRSGFSPHWVDFLSEGFKLVL; encoded by the exons ATGCCCAATCTTCCGCAGGAGCTCATCACCGACATCCTCACCCGGCTGCCGGTCAAGTCCCTCCTGAGATTCAGGTGCGTATCGAAACCATGGTGCAGCGTGATTGATAGCCGTAGTTTCATCAAAATGCATCTGCTTCAGTCCAAAAAGACTGGCTCAAATTTGTTCCTCATGCTTGGATTCTTGGGGATTTATTCTGTTGAGTTGGATTCTCTCGACGCTGCCAATAGGCTTCGCCCGCCATACTCCGCCTCAGATGTATCCAACTCTTGCAATGGCTTAATCCTTGTTTTGGCTAAaatcccttttatttggaaccCCTTCACTAGAAAGTACAGGGAATTACCGGCTACTCCGGTCGAACAACCggttgattttgaggttggTTCTGCTTATGTGACTTATGGGTTTGCTTATGATGCTGTGAATGATGATTATAGAGTGGTCAGGGTTGAGGAGTTTAGAGGCTTTGATTCGGAGTGGATTAGGTCTGAGGCGAAGCTTTATAGTTCTAAGTCGGATAAGTGGCGAAAGATAAAAAATTTCCCTTATCAGCTTCCTTATAAGAGGGCCTGGGGTGCTCATTTGAATGGTGTTTTGCATACGGGAGTGAGAACAGGGGATCTTGGTTACTTCGACTCGTCGATTTGGGCTTTTGATGTTCGGACTGAGCAGCATTATACCTTGCCAAAACCGGATTTTACAGGTACTGATCTTGAGTTCACTGTGGAGGTCTTGGGTGGTTGTCTGTGTTTGGTTCGTCCTCGAAAGAGGTATCGAACGGATGTATGGATAATGAAGGAATATGGAGTGAAAGAATCTTGGACTAAATTGCTAACAATCGCTCCTCCACTCGTTGAGCGGTATATTACCATTGGCCCGTTGGCTTATTCAAGGAACGGTGAAGAGGTTCTCTTGAACCACGACGATAAACAACTTATTTGGTATGATTTGAGAAGGAAGACTGTTAGGAATGTCTCTGTTGATGGTTTGCCATTTGTCTTTTATGCTGAGGTATGTGTTGCAAGCCTCATTCAGCCTGATGTCTCCGGAGAAGGGGATGAAACTGAGGAGCTACGCCAGCAGGAGAAAAGTAGAGTGAAAAAAAG GTCTGGTTTTTCTCCCCACTG GGTTGATTTCCTGTCAGAGGGATTTAAACTGGTGCTATGA
- the LOC113783121 gene encoding F-box protein CPR1-like isoform X2, giving the protein MPNLPQELITDILTRLPVKSLLRFRCVSKPWCSVIDSRSFIKMHLLQSKKTGSNLFLMLGFLGIYSVELDSLDAANRLRPPYSASDVSNSCNGLILVLAKIPFIWNPFTRKYRELPATPVEQPVDFEVGSAYVTYGFAYDAVNDDYRVVRVEEFRGFDSEWIRSEAKLYSSKSDKWRKIKNFPYQLPYKRAWGAHLNGVLHTGVRTGDLGYFDSSIWAFDVRTEQHYTLPKPDFTGTDLEFTVEVLGGCLCLVRPRKRYRTDVWIMKEYGVKESWTKLLTIAPPLVERYITIGPLAYSRNGEEVLLNHDDKQLIWYDLRRKTVRNVSVDGLPFVFYAEVCVASLIQPDVSGEGDETEELRQQEKSRVKKRVDFLSEGFKLVL; this is encoded by the exons ATGCCCAATCTTCCGCAGGAGCTCATCACCGACATCCTCACCCGGCTGCCGGTCAAGTCCCTCCTGAGATTCAGGTGCGTATCGAAACCATGGTGCAGCGTGATTGATAGCCGTAGTTTCATCAAAATGCATCTGCTTCAGTCCAAAAAGACTGGCTCAAATTTGTTCCTCATGCTTGGATTCTTGGGGATTTATTCTGTTGAGTTGGATTCTCTCGACGCTGCCAATAGGCTTCGCCCGCCATACTCCGCCTCAGATGTATCCAACTCTTGCAATGGCTTAATCCTTGTTTTGGCTAAaatcccttttatttggaaccCCTTCACTAGAAAGTACAGGGAATTACCGGCTACTCCGGTCGAACAACCggttgattttgaggttggTTCTGCTTATGTGACTTATGGGTTTGCTTATGATGCTGTGAATGATGATTATAGAGTGGTCAGGGTTGAGGAGTTTAGAGGCTTTGATTCGGAGTGGATTAGGTCTGAGGCGAAGCTTTATAGTTCTAAGTCGGATAAGTGGCGAAAGATAAAAAATTTCCCTTATCAGCTTCCTTATAAGAGGGCCTGGGGTGCTCATTTGAATGGTGTTTTGCATACGGGAGTGAGAACAGGGGATCTTGGTTACTTCGACTCGTCGATTTGGGCTTTTGATGTTCGGACTGAGCAGCATTATACCTTGCCAAAACCGGATTTTACAGGTACTGATCTTGAGTTCACTGTGGAGGTCTTGGGTGGTTGTCTGTGTTTGGTTCGTCCTCGAAAGAGGTATCGAACGGATGTATGGATAATGAAGGAATATGGAGTGAAAGAATCTTGGACTAAATTGCTAACAATCGCTCCTCCACTCGTTGAGCGGTATATTACCATTGGCCCGTTGGCTTATTCAAGGAACGGTGAAGAGGTTCTCTTGAACCACGACGATAAACAACTTATTTGGTATGATTTGAGAAGGAAGACTGTTAGGAATGTCTCTGTTGATGGTTTGCCATTTGTCTTTTATGCTGAGGTATGTGTTGCAAGCCTCATTCAGCCTGATGTCTCCGGAGAAGGGGATGAAACTGAGGAGCTACGCCAGCAGGAGAAAAGTAGAGTGAAAAAAAG GGTTGATTTCCTGTCAGAGGGATTTAAACTGGTGCTATGA
- the LOC113783121 gene encoding F-box protein CPR1-like isoform X3 has protein sequence MPNLPQELITDILTRLPVKSLLRFRCVSKPWCSVIDSRSFIKMHLLQSKKTGSNLFLMLGFLGIYSVELDSLDAANRLRPPYSASDVSNSCNGLILVLAKIPFIWNPFTRKYRELPATPVEQPVDFEVGSAYVTYGFAYDAVNDDYRVVRVEEFRGFDSEWIRSEAKLYSSKSDKWRKIKNFPYQLPYKRAWGAHLNGVLHTGVRTGDLGYFDSSIWAFDVRTEQHYTLPKPDFTGTDLEFTVEVLGGCLCLVRPRKRYRTDVWIMKEYGVKESWTKLLTIAPPLVERYITIGPLAYSRNGEEVLLNHDDKQLIWYDLRRKTVRNVSVDGLPFVFYAEVCVASLIQPDVSGEGDETEELRQQEKSRVKKKG, from the exons ATGCCCAATCTTCCGCAGGAGCTCATCACCGACATCCTCACCCGGCTGCCGGTCAAGTCCCTCCTGAGATTCAGGTGCGTATCGAAACCATGGTGCAGCGTGATTGATAGCCGTAGTTTCATCAAAATGCATCTGCTTCAGTCCAAAAAGACTGGCTCAAATTTGTTCCTCATGCTTGGATTCTTGGGGATTTATTCTGTTGAGTTGGATTCTCTCGACGCTGCCAATAGGCTTCGCCCGCCATACTCCGCCTCAGATGTATCCAACTCTTGCAATGGCTTAATCCTTGTTTTGGCTAAaatcccttttatttggaaccCCTTCACTAGAAAGTACAGGGAATTACCGGCTACTCCGGTCGAACAACCggttgattttgaggttggTTCTGCTTATGTGACTTATGGGTTTGCTTATGATGCTGTGAATGATGATTATAGAGTGGTCAGGGTTGAGGAGTTTAGAGGCTTTGATTCGGAGTGGATTAGGTCTGAGGCGAAGCTTTATAGTTCTAAGTCGGATAAGTGGCGAAAGATAAAAAATTTCCCTTATCAGCTTCCTTATAAGAGGGCCTGGGGTGCTCATTTGAATGGTGTTTTGCATACGGGAGTGAGAACAGGGGATCTTGGTTACTTCGACTCGTCGATTTGGGCTTTTGATGTTCGGACTGAGCAGCATTATACCTTGCCAAAACCGGATTTTACAGGTACTGATCTTGAGTTCACTGTGGAGGTCTTGGGTGGTTGTCTGTGTTTGGTTCGTCCTCGAAAGAGGTATCGAACGGATGTATGGATAATGAAGGAATATGGAGTGAAAGAATCTTGGACTAAATTGCTAACAATCGCTCCTCCACTCGTTGAGCGGTATATTACCATTGGCCCGTTGGCTTATTCAAGGAACGGTGAAGAGGTTCTCTTGAACCACGACGATAAACAACTTATTTGGTATGATTTGAGAAGGAAGACTGTTAGGAATGTCTCTGTTGATGGTTTGCCATTTGTCTTTTATGCTGAGGTATGTGTTGCAAGCCTCATTCAGCCTGATGTCTCCGGAGAAGGGGATGAAACTGAGGAGCTACGCCAGCAGGAGAAAAGTAGAGTGAAAAAAA AGGGTTGA
- the LOC113782692 gene encoding F-box protein CPR1-like, with translation MSPSVCSTPLPLPSQVPRMPNLPWELILDILSRLPATSLLRFRCVSKPWRSLIDSPDFVQMHLRQSQKAAGTTNRSLILGFLGIYSIDLDSLDCARPLRPPFSSSDVSNSCNGLVLLLGQNQTPFLWNPCTRKYKTLPDSPHEYPPPGIPVDYNALYKRYGFGYVAQDDDYKVLRVVEFRSPDSTWIGSEAKIYSLKTNSWRRVDHYPFPLPRIRGWGVHVNGAVHTVLSLDNYYQEIVAFDLRTEKHYTIPKPDLLLENVELSVDEMAGCLCLLVRKKRRINIWIMKEYHVKSSWTKLLSIAPPLIDEHCSLISPLAYSRRGDEVLLNCDDEKLVWYDLTRKTTRDVDVQGLPFRFYAEFFVGSLLPLENGCRGGGGGEDEIGITRRATRQKNTKMNDTRKKRDDFLSKGFKLVL, from the exons ATGTCTCCTTCCGTGTGCTCCACTCCTCTTCCCCTACCCTCGCAAGTCCCCAGGATGCCGAATCTCCCCTGGGAGCTCATCCTGGACATCCTCTCCCGTCTGCCGGCGACATCTCTCCTGCGATTCAGATGCGTTTCTAAGCCATGGCGCTCTTTAATTGACAGCCCTGATTTCGTCCAGATGCACCTGCGCCAATCTCAGAAAGCCGCCGGCACCACCAATCGAAGCCTCATCCTTGGGTTTCTGGGAATCTATTCCATTGACTTGGATTCCCTCGACTGCGCCCGCCCTCTCAGGCCCCCCTTTTCCAGTTCTGATGTGTCGAATTCCTGCAATGGCTTGGTTCTTCTCCTGGGTCAAAATCAAACGCCTTTTCTGTGGAACCCATGTACCAGAAAATACAAGACTTTACCCGATTCCCCTCATGAATATCCTCCTCCTGGGATTCCTGTGGACTACAACGCTTTATACAAGAGGTATGGGTTTGGCTATGTTGCTCAAGACGATGATTATAAAGTTCTTAGGGTTGTCGAATTTCGATCTCCCGATTCCACTTGGATCGGTTCTGAAGCTAAAATCTATAGCCTGAAAACCAATTCTTGGAGAAGGGTTGATCATTATCCTTTTCCTCTCCCCCGAATAAGAGGGTGGGGTGTCCATGTTAACGGGGCTGTGCATACAGTCTTATCGCTCGACAACTATTAccaagaaattgtagcttttgATCTGAGGACTGAAAAGCACTATACGATCCCAAAACCGGATCTTTTGCTTGAGAACGTTGAGTTGAGTGTGGATGAAATGGCTGGGTGTCTCTGCTTGCTTGTTCGCAAAAAACGCAGGATTAATATATGGATCATGAAGGAGTACCATGTGAAGAGCTCCTGGACTAAGCTTTTGTCGATTGCTCCTCCTCTTATTGATGAGCATTGTTCTCTTATTAGCCCTTTAGCTTATTCAAGGAGGGGCGACGAGGTTCTGTTGAATTGCGATGATGAAAAGCTTGTTTGGTATGATTTGACGAGGAAAACTACTAGAGACGTTGATGTCCAGGGTTTGCCTTTTAGGTTCTACGCCGAGTTTTTTGTTGGAAGCCTTCTTCCTCTTGAAAATGGCTGtcgtggtggtggtggtggagagGATGAGATTGGCATCACGAGAAGGGCTACTAGACAAAAAAATACAAAGATGAACGACACCCGGAAGAAGAG GGATGATTTCCTGTCGAAGGGATTTAAACTGGTCCTTTAA